A stretch of DNA from Chrysiogenia bacterium:
AGATCATCGATGCCACCAGCGAGGACATCTCGCGCTCGACGCTCGGGCGGCTTGCCGCCGAGCTGGCCTGGGCGCCCGCCGTGCTCTACGCGATGGAGGGCGTTTCCTGGAGCGCCCCGTCCGATGAGGAAGTCGTGGCGCGTTTCGGGATCGAAAATGAGGACATCGAACTGCACCTCAAAATTGACGAAAAGGGTGCCCTCACGGAACTGTGGCTCGATCGCTGGAGCATCAACATCGATCCCGAGGGGCCGAAGTATCTTCCCTTCGGTGCATCGGTCTCGGGCGAGGCGAGCTTTGGCGGCTATACCATCGCAAGCGTCATGGAGGGCGGCTGGAACTTCGGCAACGAGAGCTACGCCCCCTTCATTCGGCTGACCCTGACGCAGGCGGATTTTCGGTAGTACGTATCTACTGAGATTGTTGCAAAATATATAGTTGCATATAGCAACTATTCTGGCTAGCATCCTTGCTCACAATGCCGACCCGTCAAGCAGGGAGTGAGAGCAATGGAAGCAATCAATGAGAGCAGGGAACCTGGCGCCAGCGCGCGGACCAACCCGTCCCGGCATGCCAAAGACGTGGCGTTTGCCGCGCGCCTGCGGGCCGGAGAGGCGGGAGCCTACGAGCAGTTGCTGGAACGCTACCAGGGACCGCTCTACCGGCACCTGATGCGAATCGTGCGCAACGAGGCCGATGCCGAGGAAGTTCTCCAGACCACATTTTTGCAGGTCTTTCGCCGGATCGAGCTCTATGATGGCAACGCGGCGCTGGGAACCTGGCTCTATCGCGTTGCTACCAACTCCGCTCTCATGTGGCTTCGTAGTCAAAAGCGCCACACCAAGGGGGCGGACTACGACGCGCTCGAAATGTTGAACAACGAGGACGCCGCGTTGGCGCCCTTGGGCGTGGTGCCCCAAGCGGACCAAACGCAGGAAGCGCGCGAACAACTCGATCGCGTCGAGCGCGCACTCGAACGGCTCCCCGAAGAGCACCGAACCGTTTTCGTCCTGCGTGATGTGGAGGGCCTCTCAAATGTCGAGGCGGCAGAGCGCCTGGGGCTCAGCATTGCCGCAATCAAGTCGAGGCTGCATCGCGCGCGCCTGGCGCTGCGCGAAGCACTGGAGGATGCGTGAGCAAGACAGAGAACTTGCAGGAAAATCCGGCACTGCGGCTGGAAGAGGCGATCGGGTACCTGACCTATCGCGCGCAGGTCGCATTTCGCTTTTCGATGAACCAGGCGCTCGAGCGTCATGGATTCGGAGATTTCGGGCTTGAACAGTGGCGCGTGCTGCGCGCGTTGTGGGTGCAGGAAGGACTCACTCAGAACGAGATCGGCGTGCTGCATCTCAAGGATAAGA
This window harbors:
- a CDS encoding sigma-70 family RNA polymerase sigma factor gives rise to the protein MEAINESREPGASARTNPSRHAKDVAFAARLRAGEAGAYEQLLERYQGPLYRHLMRIVRNEADAEEVLQTTFLQVFRRIELYDGNAALGTWLYRVATNSALMWLRSQKRHTKGADYDALEMLNNEDAALAPLGVVPQADQTQEAREQLDRVERALERLPEEHRTVFVLRDVEGLSNVEAAERLGLSIAAIKSRLHRARLALREALEDA